One genomic segment of Panicum virgatum strain AP13 chromosome 2N, P.virgatum_v5, whole genome shotgun sequence includes these proteins:
- the LOC120659391 gene encoding probable carboxylesterase 15, with translation MSSSPTPAASAVPGSAAAPHVVVVEDCFGVVQLLSDGTVRRSTDYSVLPLVGGVPSDLPVEWKDVVYDDTHGLRLRMYRPTTTGGGGVNKKLPVLVYFHGGGFCIASFEVINFHAGALRLAAELPALVLSADYRLAPEHRLPAALDDAETVFSWLRAQATASPAADPWLAESADFGRVFVSGDSAGGNISHHISVRHGSGRLPLGPLRLAGCVMLWPYFGGEEPTPSEAASPPGDPMGTALFNQMWRLALPAGATKDHPTANPFAPGSVPFGDLGDTFPPVLVLDPDQDALHDRVADYVARLRAAGKAVELIVFRGQGHAFFVREPCGEASDELIRVIRRFVHGG, from the coding sequence ATGTCGTcgtcgcccacgccggcggcgtcggccgtTCCAGGCTCGGCGGCAGCGCCgcacgtcgtcgtcgttgaGGACTGCTTCGGCGTCGTGCAGCTGCTCAGCGACGGCACGGTGAGGCGGTCCACGGACTACTCGGTGCTCCCACTCGTGGGCGGCGTGCCGTCGGACCTGCCCGTGGAGTGGAAGGACGTCGTCTACGACGACACGCACGGCCTCCGGCTGCGGATGTACCGGCCCACCACCACCGGCGGGGGAGGGGTGAACAAGAAGCTGCCGGTGCTCGTGTacttccacggcggcggcttctGCATCGCCAGCTTCGAGGTGATCAACTTCCATGCCGGTGCGCTCCggctcgccgccgagctcccgGCGCTCGTGCTCTCCGCCGACTACCGCCTTGCGCCCGAGCACCGCCTCCCCGCTGCGCTCGACGACGCCGAGACCGTCTTCTCCTGGCTCCGTGCTCAAGCCACTGCGTCCCCCGCTGCCGACCCGTGGCTCGCCGAGTCGGCCGACTTTGGCCGGGTGTTCGTCAGCGGCGACTCGGCCGGCGGCAACATCTCGCACCACATCTCGGTGCGGCACGGCTCGGGAAGGCTCCCCCTCGGCCCCCTCCGGCTCGCCGGGTGCGTGATGCTCTGGCCCTActtcggcggcgaggagccgaCGCCGTCCGAGGCGGCGTCCCCGCCCGGCGACCCCATGGGCACGGCGCTGTTCAACCAGATGTGGCGCCTGGCGCTGCCGGCAGGCGCGACCAAGGACCACCCGACCGCGAACCCGTTCGCGCCGGGGAGCGTCCCGTTCGGCGACCTCGGCGACACCTTCCCGCCGGTGCTCGTGCTAGACCCCGACCAGGACGCGCTGCACGACCGCGTGGCGGACTACGTCGCGAGGCTGAGGGCCGCCGGCAAGGCCGTTGAGCTCATCGTCTTCCGCGGGCAGGGGCACGCGTTCTTCGTCAGGGAGCCGTGCGGGGAGGCCTCGGACGAGCTGATCCGGGTCATTAGGCGGTTCGTGCACGGTGGTTAA